A part of Streptomyces sp. NBC_01497 genomic DNA contains:
- a CDS encoding Uma2 family endonuclease encodes MSALAAEPGASHGQGWDEIVRLWEGTDAPEGCTVEIIEGIITLAPPPSNHHNLIAHLVQEVLYAVKPKGCGVFQTQGVTVPSKKGLYVSDLLVADLGELAGPGYSIPAHRAELVVEITSESNADHDRIAEVNGCAAAGVPLYLLLDSWHSARPTFTLYGDPADGTYRTLLVGEYGEKLMLPSPFDCDIDTSEFPVS; translated from the coding sequence ATGAGCGCACTCGCCGCCGAGCCCGGAGCCTCGCACGGGCAGGGCTGGGACGAGATCGTCCGCCTCTGGGAGGGCACGGACGCACCAGAGGGCTGCACGGTGGAGATCATCGAGGGGATCATCACCCTGGCACCACCGCCGTCCAACCACCACAACCTGATTGCGCACCTCGTGCAAGAAGTGCTGTATGCCGTGAAGCCGAAGGGGTGTGGCGTCTTCCAGACCCAGGGGGTCACTGTCCCGAGCAAGAAGGGGCTCTACGTCTCTGACCTGCTGGTGGCGGACCTGGGGGAGCTCGCGGGCCCCGGCTACTCCATCCCCGCCCATCGCGCCGAACTCGTCGTGGAGATCACGTCCGAGTCCAACGCCGACCACGACCGCATCGCCGAGGTCAATGGTTGTGCAGCGGCCGGGGTGCCGCTCTACCTGCTGCTGGACTCCTGGCACTCGGCCCGCCCCACCTTCACGCTCTACGGCGATCCTGCCGACGGGACGTATCGCACACTCCTCGTGGGCGAGTACGGCGAGAAGCTGATGCTCCCCTCCCCCTTCGACTGCGACATCGACACCTCGGAGTTCCCTGTCTCCTGA
- a CDS encoding DUF742 domain-containing protein: MTRARPGRESGLVRPYVVTGGRSAPSRNTFDQVTLVKILHQDLSRANLTPEQLAVLELCTPGALSVAEIGSHLRLPLSVLRIVLADLMETGHITTRSTILKAQRADRELLEAVLAGLQAL; encoded by the coding sequence ATGACGCGCGCCCGCCCGGGGCGGGAGAGCGGACTGGTCCGCCCGTACGTGGTGACGGGCGGCCGGTCGGCGCCGAGCCGCAACACCTTCGACCAGGTCACACTCGTCAAGATCCTCCACCAGGACCTGTCGCGCGCGAACCTCACACCGGAGCAGCTCGCGGTGCTCGAACTGTGCACGCCCGGCGCCCTGTCGGTGGCCGAGATCGGCAGCCATCTCCGGCTGCCCCTCAGTGTGCTGCGCATCGTGCTCGCCGACCTGATGGAGACCGGGCACATCACCACCCGGTCCACGATCCTGAAGGCCCAGCGGGCCGACCGAGAACTTCTGGAGGCGGTCCTTGCTGGACTCCAAGCACTATGA
- a CDS encoding cytochrome P450 family protein: protein MDTQPATVSGCPFRIDPAAHDIHAESTRIRAGGPAVQVELPGGITAWSVVDAALAKRLLTDPRVSKDAHQHWPAYIRGEVAEDWPLRIWVDVRNALSAYGSEHTRLRRLIGPAFTARRVRALQPAIEAIVKELIDDLDTPHEGPVDLRARFAWLLPLRVVNMLLGVPEEMHETFRTTVGGLFATDVPAEEAGANAMAVYAALTALVDAKRENPGDDVTSELIEARDDETGTGLSQQELLDSLVLLIGAGHETTVNLFDHAVADLLGHPDQLALLRAGTASWGDAVEEIVRHEAPLASMLMRFAVEDVEDEESGLTFRQGDPIVINYAGINRDPAVHGEHPERFDITRETRREHLAFGYGTHFCLGAELARLEGRIALPALFERFPDMELALPAAELKPQESFISNGHRELPVHLHRAPAPATA from the coding sequence ATGGACACCCAGCCGGCCACCGTCTCAGGCTGCCCGTTCCGCATCGATCCCGCAGCGCACGACATTCATGCCGAAAGCACCCGGATCCGAGCCGGCGGCCCGGCCGTCCAGGTAGAGCTGCCCGGCGGGATCACCGCCTGGTCCGTCGTGGACGCGGCGCTCGCCAAGCGGCTGCTGACCGACCCCCGGGTGTCGAAGGACGCGCACCAGCACTGGCCCGCGTACATACGCGGAGAGGTCGCCGAGGACTGGCCGCTGCGGATCTGGGTCGACGTGCGCAACGCCCTCAGCGCCTACGGGTCCGAGCACACCCGGCTCCGCAGGCTCATAGGCCCCGCCTTCACCGCCCGGCGGGTACGGGCGCTGCAGCCGGCCATCGAGGCCATCGTCAAGGAACTGATCGACGACCTCGACACCCCGCACGAGGGCCCCGTGGACCTGCGGGCCCGGTTCGCCTGGCTGCTGCCTCTGCGCGTGGTCAACATGCTCCTCGGCGTGCCCGAGGAGATGCACGAGACCTTCCGCACCACCGTGGGCGGCCTGTTCGCCACCGATGTCCCGGCCGAGGAGGCGGGGGCCAACGCCATGGCCGTGTACGCGGCCCTGACGGCGCTGGTCGACGCCAAGCGCGAGAACCCGGGCGACGACGTCACCAGCGAGCTGATCGAGGCCCGCGACGACGAGACCGGCACCGGCCTGAGCCAGCAGGAACTCCTCGACAGCCTCGTCCTGCTGATCGGCGCCGGCCACGAGACGACGGTCAACCTCTTCGACCACGCCGTCGCCGACCTGCTCGGCCACCCCGACCAGCTCGCCCTCCTCAGGGCGGGCACGGCCTCGTGGGGGGACGCCGTGGAGGAGATCGTGCGCCACGAGGCACCCCTGGCGAGCATGCTGATGCGCTTCGCCGTCGAGGACGTCGAGGACGAGGAGAGCGGCCTGACCTTCCGACAGGGCGACCCCATCGTCATCAACTACGCCGGCATCAACCGCGACCCGGCCGTCCACGGCGAGCACCCCGAGCGGTTCGACATCACCCGGGAGACCCGCAGGGAGCACCTGGCCTTCGGCTACGGCACGCACTTCTGCCTGGGGGCCGAACTGGCCCGGCTGGAGGGGCGCATCGCGCTGCCCGCCCTCTTCGAACGTTTTCCCGACATGGAACTCGCGCTGCCGGCGGCCGAGCTGAAGCCGCAGGAGTCCTTCATCTCCAACGGGCACCGCGAACTCCCCGTCCACCTGCACCGCGCGCCTGCCCCGGCCACTGCCTGA
- a CDS encoding GTP-binding protein, translating to MDSKHYESAAGTHLRGDETTVKVLVAGHFGVGKTTYVKTLSAIRPLLTEEVMTAASIGTDDLSGVPHKTTTTVAMDFGRMSLSDDLVLYLFGAPGQQRFWSVVGDLARGALGALVLADTRRLGDSYPVIGLMEELGLPYAVAVNRFDGAPEYGLEQLRDAMDLEIDTPLVLCDARDHASAKGALVELVAYLIALAPAPV from the coding sequence CTGGACTCCAAGCACTATGAATCCGCCGCGGGAACCCATCTGCGGGGCGACGAGACGACGGTCAAGGTCCTTGTCGCCGGGCACTTCGGGGTCGGCAAGACCACGTACGTCAAGACTCTCTCGGCCATCCGGCCGCTGCTCACCGAAGAGGTGATGACGGCCGCGAGCATCGGCACCGACGACCTGAGCGGTGTGCCGCACAAGACGACCACCACCGTCGCCATGGACTTCGGCCGCATGTCGCTCAGCGACGACCTGGTGCTGTACCTGTTCGGCGCGCCCGGCCAGCAGCGGTTCTGGTCGGTGGTGGGCGACCTCGCGCGCGGCGCCCTCGGAGCCCTCGTCCTCGCCGACACCCGCAGGCTCGGGGACAGTTACCCCGTCATCGGCCTGATGGAGGAGCTGGGCCTGCCGTACGCGGTGGCCGTCAACCGCTTCGACGGTGCGCCGGAGTACGGGCTCGAACAGCTCAGGGACGCCATGGACCTGGAGATCGACACCCCGCTCGTGCTCTGCGACGCGCGCGACCACGCGAGCGCCAAGGGCGCGCTCGTCGAACTCGTCGCGTACCTGATCGCGTTGGCGCCGGCGCCCGTGTGA
- a CDS encoding cytochrome P450 translates to MPSNHPVSPELPPAVCPFSAQAADGELGEILKIHGPEFTADPGATYAKLRARGPIVPVEFDNGAYAYLTTTYRAALHLLRHTPDLFAKDPNHWVALSSGQIPEGTPAVSMMQPRDNALWLDGAPHTRLRKTITDTVELVDSHALEGAVVRIADTLIDAVAEREEFDLVTAFADPLPIQVIIEMFGCPPDLGLRLITAIGKLFDAGADAAAANREIVSCCLELITLRRAEPSGDATSWLLAHPARLTDTEMIQQIMLVAGAGSTPSSNLIANALLLMIDDPAFSGSVYEGVHSVAEAMDQVLWEDPPIANYSPVYARVPETYEGVRLEPGVPVLVSFAAANSDPALARFRRAGNRAHLAFSAGAHACPAVDLARVITETAVERILDRLPDLSLAVDRADLVRRPGTFHSGWTALPVVNPHADPSAPPHQGATSWTPSRPPSQAARSASIPQRTTFMPKAPGSEPAARPSR, encoded by the coding sequence ATGCCCAGCAACCACCCCGTGAGCCCTGAACTGCCCCCCGCCGTATGCCCGTTCTCCGCGCAGGCCGCCGACGGCGAACTCGGCGAGATCCTGAAGATCCACGGTCCCGAGTTCACCGCGGACCCGGGGGCCACCTACGCGAAGCTCAGGGCGCGCGGGCCGATCGTGCCGGTCGAGTTCGACAACGGCGCGTACGCCTACCTCACCACCACCTACCGCGCGGCCCTGCACCTGTTGCGGCACACCCCCGACCTGTTCGCCAAGGACCCGAACCACTGGGTGGCGCTGTCCTCGGGGCAGATCCCCGAGGGCACCCCGGCCGTGTCGATGATGCAGCCCCGCGACAACGCCCTGTGGCTGGACGGCGCGCCGCACACCCGGCTGCGCAAGACCATCACCGACACCGTCGAACTGGTCGACAGCCACGCGCTGGAGGGCGCCGTGGTGCGGATCGCCGACACACTGATCGACGCCGTCGCCGAACGCGAGGAGTTCGACCTCGTCACGGCCTTCGCGGACCCGCTGCCGATCCAGGTCATCATCGAGATGTTCGGCTGCCCGCCCGACCTGGGACTGCGCCTCATCACCGCCATCGGCAAGCTGTTCGACGCGGGAGCGGACGCCGCCGCCGCCAACCGCGAGATCGTCTCCTGCTGCCTCGAACTGATCACCCTGCGCCGCGCGGAGCCGAGCGGCGACGCGACGTCCTGGCTGCTCGCCCACCCCGCCCGGCTGACCGACACGGAGATGATCCAGCAGATCATGCTCGTCGCGGGCGCCGGCTCCACCCCGAGCTCCAACCTGATCGCCAACGCGCTGCTGCTGATGATCGACGACCCGGCGTTCAGCGGCAGCGTCTACGAGGGCGTGCACTCGGTGGCCGAGGCCATGGACCAGGTTCTCTGGGAGGACCCGCCGATCGCCAACTACTCGCCGGTGTACGCGCGCGTGCCCGAGACGTACGAGGGCGTGCGCCTCGAACCCGGCGTGCCCGTCCTGGTCAGCTTCGCCGCGGCCAACAGCGACCCGGCGCTCGCCCGTTTCCGGCGCGCGGGCAACCGCGCCCATCTCGCCTTCAGCGCCGGCGCGCACGCCTGCCCCGCGGTCGACCTGGCGAGGGTGATCACCGAGACCGCCGTCGAGCGCATCCTCGACCGGCTCCCCGACCTGAGCCTCGCCGTCGACCGCGCGGACCTCGTCCGCAGGCCCGGCACCTTCCACTCGGGATGGACCGCGCTCCCCGTGGTCAACCCGCACGCCGACCCGTCCGCACCACCACACCAAGGAGCGACGTCATGGACACCCAGCCGGCCACCGTCTCAGGCTGCCCGTTCCGCATCGATCCCGCAGCGCACGACATTCATGCCGAAAGCACCCGGATCCGAGCCGGCGGCCCGGCCGTCCAGGTAG
- a CDS encoding sigma-70 family RNA polymerase sigma factor, whose amino-acid sequence MSETATTQDLDSRLEQHRRELTGYCYRMLGSLFEAEDAVQDTMVRAWRAMDKFEGRSSLRSWLYRIATNVCLDMLSAGNRRARPMDLTGPTPVAQAQLTARPELTWLEPAPDGRVLPSVADPAEAAVERESIRLAFMAALQHLPPKQRAVLILREVLAWKASEVAELLETSVASVNSALQRARATLAEAAPAETDTADELDEEQRELLDRYVAAFEGYDMKALTALLHEDATLSMPPYDLWLRGHENIVGWMEGVGSVCRGSRLVPVVANGTPAFAHYHPAEDGDGFTPWALMIMEIEDGKILGINSFLDTPRWFRLFELPMRLPAGS is encoded by the coding sequence ATGTCTGAGACGGCGACGACGCAGGATCTCGATTCCCGGCTGGAGCAGCACCGCAGGGAGCTGACCGGTTACTGCTACCGGATGCTCGGCTCGCTGTTCGAGGCCGAGGACGCGGTGCAGGACACGATGGTGCGGGCCTGGCGCGCCATGGACAAGTTCGAGGGCCGTTCCTCCCTGCGGTCCTGGCTGTACCGCATCGCGACGAACGTGTGCCTCGACATGCTCAGCGCCGGCAACCGCAGGGCCCGCCCGATGGATCTCACGGGACCGACACCGGTGGCTCAGGCGCAGCTCACGGCGCGTCCCGAGCTGACGTGGCTGGAGCCCGCCCCGGACGGCCGGGTCCTGCCGTCGGTGGCCGACCCGGCCGAGGCGGCCGTGGAGCGCGAGAGCATCCGGCTCGCGTTCATGGCGGCGCTCCAGCACCTGCCGCCGAAACAGCGCGCGGTGCTGATCCTGCGCGAGGTGCTGGCCTGGAAGGCGAGCGAGGTCGCGGAGCTGCTGGAGACGAGCGTCGCCTCCGTGAACAGCGCGCTCCAGCGCGCGCGGGCGACGCTCGCGGAGGCCGCGCCCGCCGAGACGGACACGGCGGACGAACTGGACGAGGAGCAGCGGGAACTGCTCGACCGGTACGTGGCCGCCTTCGAGGGCTACGACATGAAGGCGCTGACCGCGCTGCTGCACGAGGACGCGACGCTGTCCATGCCCCCGTACGACCTGTGGCTGCGGGGCCACGAGAACATCGTGGGCTGGATGGAGGGTGTGGGCTCGGTCTGCCGGGGCTCGCGCCTGGTGCCCGTGGTGGCGAACGGGACGCCCGCGTTCGCGCACTACCACCCCGCGGAAGACGGCGACGGGTTCACGCCATGGGCACTGATGATCATGGAGATCGAGGACGGGAAGATCCTGGGGATCAATTCGTTCCTCGACACGCCGCGGTGGTTCCGGCTGTTCGAGCTCCCGATGCGGCTGCCCGCAGGAAGCTGA
- a CDS encoding ATP-binding protein has product MNPPPQDSVSWSLIVAAVLAVALVVTVVVALRARGAARRAEKRARAAEDRIRITEDLHRSVEERHRALKREFDLRDAEDRHMAERQVPALVQALWEGREADFPPPLGTTAAGGSSFADRREDALQQVRQAATMVAGRAEDGAKAVVSTVTRSMQALLNDTTNAIDAMLERHDDPGVLADATAIDHASNQLVRRTQIINVLTGSWPGRQRRSSPLLDVVRGGVSKIRDYDRIKITGAPSYRVVSQAVEPVVLAVAELLDNAARHSEPGSDVQVWFVQGHNGVTVMIDDSGVGLTREVREQARAQLSGDEEVRLTRMGSRPKFGFPAVGVLARRYGFRVSVDQESIYGGVRAGVFLPSALLTTLDSTPPGRRDEPAEAERPAPAEESGTGRAPQQDAPPLPTRCPRVSDDDEESGAPDPVSAGDSHEVGSEERTGGEAEGPAGVPASARTGDGAADLPAHGRPEEPLAGGSRPQAGRPAGTGPRQESVPGPRATEPARPSDDEPPRTRPDGLPQRRRRSVRPSLAEGVSPAQPPINSSRTVGAFARGIRSARERRNTDERTTDQ; this is encoded by the coding sequence ATGAACCCACCCCCACAGGACTCGGTCTCCTGGTCGCTGATCGTGGCCGCCGTCCTGGCGGTCGCCCTCGTCGTCACCGTCGTGGTGGCCCTTCGCGCACGTGGCGCCGCCCGCCGCGCCGAGAAGAGGGCCCGCGCCGCTGAGGACCGGATCCGCATCACGGAGGACCTGCACCGGTCCGTCGAGGAACGTCATCGCGCGCTCAAGCGCGAGTTCGACCTGCGTGACGCCGAGGACCGGCACATGGCGGAGCGCCAGGTGCCCGCCCTCGTGCAGGCCCTGTGGGAAGGCCGCGAGGCCGATTTCCCGCCGCCGCTCGGGACCACGGCCGCGGGTGGCAGCTCCTTCGCCGACCGGCGCGAGGACGCCCTCCAGCAGGTCCGGCAGGCGGCCACCATGGTCGCGGGCCGCGCCGAGGACGGCGCGAAGGCGGTCGTCTCCACGGTCACCCGCTCCATGCAGGCCCTGCTGAACGACACCACCAACGCCATCGACGCCATGCTGGAGCGGCACGACGACCCCGGTGTGCTCGCCGACGCCACCGCCATCGACCACGCGAGCAACCAGCTCGTCCGTCGTACGCAGATCATCAACGTGCTCACCGGCTCCTGGCCGGGACGGCAGCGGCGCAGCTCCCCGCTGCTCGACGTGGTGCGCGGAGGCGTCTCCAAGATCCGCGACTACGACCGCATCAAGATCACCGGCGCTCCCTCGTACCGCGTCGTCAGCCAGGCGGTGGAGCCGGTGGTGCTCGCCGTGGCCGAGCTGCTCGACAACGCGGCCCGGCACTCGGAACCCGGTTCCGACGTGCAGGTCTGGTTCGTGCAGGGACACAACGGCGTCACCGTGATGATCGACGACTCGGGTGTCGGCCTCACCCGCGAGGTGCGGGAGCAGGCCCGCGCGCAGTTGTCGGGGGACGAGGAGGTGCGCCTGACCAGGATGGGCAGCCGCCCCAAGTTCGGCTTCCCCGCCGTCGGCGTGCTCGCCCGCAGGTACGGCTTCCGGGTCAGTGTCGACCAGGAGTCCATCTACGGCGGCGTACGGGCCGGGGTCTTCCTGCCCTCCGCCCTTCTCACCACCCTGGACAGCACGCCTCCGGGCCGGCGCGACGAGCCGGCGGAGGCGGAGCGCCCGGCTCCCGCCGAGGAGTCCGGCACCGGGCGCGCCCCCCAGCAGGACGCCCCTCCGCTGCCCACCCGGTGCCCCCGCGTCTCGGATGACGACGAGGAGAGCGGAGCCCCGGACCCGGTGTCCGCCGGGGACTCCCACGAGGTGGGCTCCGAGGAGCGGACCGGCGGGGAGGCCGAGGGGCCGGCCGGAGTCCCCGCCTCCGCCCGGACCGGCGACGGCGCGGCGGACCTGCCCGCCCACGGGCGCCCCGAAGAGCCGCTGGCCGGCGGGAGCCGCCCCCAGGCCGGCCGCCCGGCCGGCACCGGTCCCCGCCAGGAGAGCGTCCCCGGCCCCCGGGCGACCGAGCCCGCGCGGCCCTCGGACGACGAGCCGCCGCGCACCCGCCCCGACGGCCTGCCGCAGCGGCGCCGCCGCTCCGTGCGCCCGTCCCTGGCCGAGGGCGTGTCCCCGGCCCAGCCGCCCATCAACTCCAGCCGCACCGTGGGGGCCTTCGCGCGAGGCATCCGCAGTGCGCGGGAGCGCCGGAACACCGACGAGAGGACCACAGACCAATGA
- a CDS encoding roadblock/LC7 domain-containing protein, whose amino-acid sequence MTHSTSTPKAVGDLGWILDELLRTPHTLRAILLSADGLMSATSRDTERDMADRMAAAVSGMQALSREAAQFADSDGAWEMTMIQYRTGYLFVMAAGDGSYLALAADADADVENVSYAMEETVDRLGKQLGIAPRVATGTGS is encoded by the coding sequence ATGACCCACTCCACCTCCACCCCCAAGGCGGTCGGCGACTTGGGCTGGATCCTCGACGAACTCCTGCGCACACCGCACACGTTGCGCGCGATCCTGCTCTCGGCGGACGGTCTGATGTCCGCGACGTCCAGGGACACCGAGCGGGACATGGCGGACCGGATGGCCGCGGCGGTGTCCGGCATGCAGGCGCTGAGCCGGGAGGCCGCCCAGTTCGCGGACAGCGACGGGGCCTGGGAGATGACGATGATCCAGTACCGCACCGGGTACCTGTTCGTGATGGCCGCGGGCGACGGCAGTTACCTGGCGCTCGCCGCCGACGCCGACGCGGACGTCGAGAACGTCTCCTACGCGATGGAGGAAACCGTGGACCGCCTCGGCAAGCAGCTCGGGATCGCCCCGCGAGTCGCCACGGGTACTGGTTCATGA